A stretch of Blautia liquoris DNA encodes these proteins:
- a CDS encoding TraX family protein, producing the protein MKEKNPERYKWTLCAYIIYQVFACIINAILVFQSSAYSETFFIYLFPALMGSIFALDGGLVYVTVGLVIYLFQDDKVKLSVSYSLGVAAYTFLMAYPVIPAVLFRIRQFFPFGDIISDVFTYLLEAIIGIEPMQMSSDLLHESYQWMMIFALPFVLLYNEKKGHNLKWFFYIFYPVHIILFWFISHKVFGLA; encoded by the coding sequence ATGAAGGAAAAAAATCCAGAAAGATATAAATGGACACTATGTGCTTATATCATTTATCAGGTTTTCGCCTGTATTATTAATGCTATTCTGGTTTTCCAAAGCAGCGCTTATTCAGAGACTTTTTTCATCTATCTCTTTCCTGCACTCATGGGGAGTATTTTTGCTTTGGATGGCGGACTTGTGTATGTTACCGTTGGCCTGGTCATATACCTTTTTCAAGATGATAAAGTGAAATTATCTGTGAGCTATAGCTTAGGTGTTGCTGCTTATACTTTTTTAATGGCATATCCGGTTATTCCAGCGGTTCTTTTTAGAATTCGGCAATTTTTTCCATTTGGTGATATCATAAGTGATGTTTTTACTTATCTGTTAGAAGCGATTATAGGAATTGAACCTATGCAGATGAGCTCTGATCTGCTTCACGAAAGTTACCAATGGATGATGATATTTGCCTTACCTTTTGTGCTGTTATATAATGAAAAAAAAGGCCATAATTTGAAATGGTTTTTCTATATATTCTACCCAGTACATATTATTCTCTTCTGGTTCATTTCTCACAAAGTATTTGGCCTTGCATAA
- a CDS encoding ATP-binding protein translates to MNAKELVDQLYHEMISGQLVATTILDRLLHHCHMLSITGDSYRVKGSKLNVKKSILCDSKNA, encoded by the coding sequence GTGAATGCAAAGGAACTGGTAGATCAACTGTATCATGAAATGATATCCGGACAGCTTGTGGCAACAACGATTCTTGACCGGCTGCTTCATCACTGCCATATGCTAAGTATAACGGGTGACAGCTATCGTGTCAAAGGGTCAAAACTGAATGTTAAAAAATCCATACTTTGTGATTCGAAGAATGCGTGA
- a CDS encoding cupin domain-containing protein, translated as MRINFNEIEEQKVSGMNGGTGEMSAKMFMNENGKIIPCRIHAGGSIGIHTHKTSDDINYILSGSGKAICNGVEEVLAAGICHICPKGSEHSIINTGDNDLVMLTVVVER; from the coding sequence ATGCGCATAAACTTTAACGAAATAGAGGAGCAAAAGGTATCTGGAATGAATGGTGGCACGGGAGAAATGTCAGCCAAAATGTTTATGAACGAAAATGGTAAAATCATTCCATGCCGTATTCATGCGGGTGGCTCTATTGGTATTCACACTCATAAAACAAGTGATGATATTAACTATATCCTGTCAGGTTCCGGCAAAGCGATATGTAATGGTGTGGAAGAAGTTCTTGCTGCGGGAATCTGTCATATATGCCCGAAAGGTTCTGAGCATAGCATCATTAACACTGGTGATAATGATTTAGTTATGTTGACAGTTGTTGTAGAACGGTAA
- a CDS encoding DUF4180 domain-containing protein produces MEFTTIEQNGVKVTIVANDEKIITDIQSALDLLATVDYETGANRIILNKDTVDDSFFVLSSGLAGDVLQKFITYHVKVAIYGDYSKYTSKPLKDFIYESNRGNDIFFVSTKAQAVEKLINAR; encoded by the coding sequence ATGGAATTTACTACAATTGAACAAAATGGTGTTAAGGTCACGATTGTTGCCAATGATGAGAAGATCATCACAGATATCCAGTCAGCATTGGATTTGCTGGCAACGGTAGACTATGAAACAGGAGCCAACAGAATCATTCTCAACAAGGATACGGTGGACGATTCATTCTTTGTCCTGAGTTCAGGACTTGCCGGTGATGTTTTACAGAAATTTATCACCTATCATGTGAAAGTTGCTATATATGGCGATTACAGTAAATATACAAGCAAACCATTGAAGGATTTTATTTACGAGTCGAACAGAGGCAATGATATTTTCTTTGTTTCAACAAAAGCGCAAGCTGTGGAGAAGCTAATCAATGCCCGATAA
- a CDS encoding AAA family ATPase yields MPDNKNMKNIFLIGGTMGVGKTTVCEILKNKLNNCAFLDGDWCWDMHPFQVTDETKQMVLENICFLLNNFIQCSAYENIVFCWVMHEQSIIDTILSRLDTSDCSIHVISLVCGEQALQKRLQKDVDAGVRTKDVIQRSIDRIPLYEKLDSVKVDVSKIDAMQAAELICSIK; encoded by the coding sequence ATGCCCGATAATAAGAATATGAAAAACATTTTTCTAATTGGTGGAACCATGGGCGTAGGGAAAACAACTGTCTGCGAGATCTTGAAAAACAAACTGAATAACTGCGCCTTTCTTGATGGAGACTGGTGCTGGGACATGCATCCATTCCAAGTAACAGACGAAACAAAGCAGATGGTTCTGGAAAATATCTGTTTCCTTTTAAATAATTTCATCCAGTGCTCCGCTTATGAAAATATTGTATTTTGCTGGGTCATGCATGAACAAAGCATTATCGATACAATCCTATCCCGCCTCGATACTAGTGACTGCAGCATTCATGTAATATCTTTGGTGTGCGGCGAACAGGCACTCCAAAAACGACTGCAGAAAGATGTCGATGCGGGAGTCCGAACGAAAGATGTGATCCAACGGAGCATAGATCGGATACCACTTTACGAAAAGCTGGATTCCGTTAAGGTGGATGTATCAAAAATTGATGCGATGCAGGCAGCAGAACTTATTTGCTCCATAAAATGA
- a CDS encoding MerR family transcriptional regulator, which yields MNTVKEISKITGISIRTLRYYDEIGLLKPTELSKAGYRLYDQKALERLQQILFFRELEIPLKDIKNIMDHSYLDKEQLLAVQKSMLEKKRNRLNGIIELISDVMKGVNTMNFNEFDEIDVNVIIENMKKDLSEEQFNEFIKKYGGGSIDAYQEKLKQTLNNESNKTAMLRWYGSKEKIIEGQKPIQDMESLRAELDDIYKEFSRLPEDVNEEDTYFLVARLEFLYKQMLNMDNARNFLLDLANEYLQNQKLAETQDDQYGIGTTKHVAEAIQQYYGV from the coding sequence ATGAATACAGTAAAGGAAATTTCTAAAATTACTGGGATTAGCATCCGCACCTTACGATACTATGATGAAATTGGGTTGTTAAAACCAACTGAACTATCAAAAGCAGGATATCGGCTTTATGATCAAAAAGCCTTAGAGCGATTACAGCAAATTCTGTTCTTCAGAGAATTGGAAATACCATTAAAGGATATTAAAAATATAATGGATCATTCATATCTCGACAAAGAACAGCTCTTGGCTGTTCAAAAATCAATGCTTGAAAAGAAACGTAATCGCTTAAATGGTATTATCGAGTTGATATCCGATGTAATGAAAGGGGTCAATACCATGAATTTTAATGAGTTCGATGAAATTGATGTTAACGTGATTATTGAAAATATGAAGAAAGATTTATCTGAAGAACAATTTAATGAATTCATAAAAAAATATGGCGGCGGTAGTATTGATGCATATCAAGAAAAACTAAAACAGACACTTAACAATGAATCTAATAAAACTGCCATGCTAAGATGGTATGGAAGCAAAGAAAAGATTATAGAGGGACAGAAGCCAATTCAGGATATGGAAAGTTTGCGAGCAGAGCTTGATGATATTTATAAAGAATTTTCCAGACTTCCAGAAGATGTCAACGAGGAGGATACGTATTTTTTAGTAGCAAGGCTGGAATTCTTATATAAACAAATGTTAAACATGGATAATGCAAGGAATTTCTTACTTGACCTTGCAAATGAATATTTGCAAAACCAAAAACTTGCAGAAACACAGGATGACCAATACGGTATTGGCACAACAAAGCATGTAGCTGAAGCTATTCAACAATATTATGGTGTTTAA
- a CDS encoding FAD-dependent oxidoreductase — protein MSYSKSYTVIIGGGLSGIALALAVKRAGGNPLVVEKRAYLGYEMVGRYQMYVEKNAETDEETSAWQTEFSLQPVQIENEYCFYQGETKAQLLRRLREESIPYLFFCSLAGVFTDEYNQLSAVLLANSYGLYQVKASHLVDCSGEDTVRHILSIEKSPSRLLHSAYTIEVENIKTKETRLSGTANWNGSVNYHHSKRADTSLLSIALMKNEMSAGDRFSRSKEENRVKSVAADVIGQLRKIPGNEQVEVKNIGFEAAVEYEEEWVPQLAVIDNIYQNPYVLHFNFSERDLINLMNEAASLAAKIHKREGATSSQLYLYGEALEQKQLCRLEDEAIVWMDVEMWPLQLMETELPLYLTDATIVGLGASGMAALEAIRQDSQYIGVELQSLLGGTRTAGHVPNYYYGYRGGHTEKLNRRLKDFEKQVLNLHKTDPNQLDRNSLALMFHSEAYENNDKMLLQAVVCGAYCKEERLHTILVNDSWGLCYIKATNTIDTSGNGDVAALAGCRFEYGDPQDGVPQTFSQWGIDEKNVPLFHEQRFSGDYDAVDVTSFTDMMRASTVAQLNNSTYYSSNPVSYREGRRIVGEEYLTLAEAISGKQPHQFFAVAESTIDNHGRTSTELARMGLACCEKIYKIALPFGCFRPLGIAGLFVGGKAISAERDVVGTVRMNADVQNAGYALGIAVRKSNLKEKDPDYEKVCGQLQEEGLIPKEFLQQQRLGAEEAVTQLDEKDPYRLLEVLLQQEEEVVPYLRNAFATAEVETKKMTYAKCLAWFGDASGSELLKKRMEYLIKYEVIDENSDISTRCDAVKHGVQGDINDYWELNQLILVSEKIGDADFDELLIRAATVATAGGQPHVSKITYYASRRDMIEVPFYERIFNLAYVFSKRPIPQAKKALEHILEQENIGGNFYTYDPEELPLFFSSYLELTVAIAAALCGSTNAQKKVQAYTGDCRSVLAKFARRYQDIISDVTV, from the coding sequence ATGAGTTATTCAAAATCATATACGGTAATTATTGGTGGCGGTTTGTCAGGTATAGCACTGGCATTGGCTGTTAAACGAGCTGGCGGTAACCCACTCGTTGTAGAGAAGAGGGCTTATCTTGGTTATGAGATGGTAGGCCGTTATCAGATGTATGTTGAAAAGAATGCAGAAACGGATGAAGAAACTTCCGCTTGGCAGACCGAGTTTTCATTACAGCCTGTTCAGATTGAAAATGAATATTGTTTCTACCAAGGGGAAACAAAAGCTCAGTTATTACGGCGCCTTCGCGAAGAAAGTATTCCGTATCTCTTTTTCTGTAGTCTTGCAGGTGTATTTACGGATGAATATAATCAATTGTCTGCTGTGCTTTTAGCAAATAGTTATGGACTGTATCAAGTTAAAGCGAGCCATTTGGTGGATTGTTCCGGTGAAGACACTGTCCGACATATTCTGAGCATAGAGAAATCTCCTTCACGTCTTTTGCACAGTGCATACACAATAGAAGTTGAAAACATTAAGACAAAGGAGACAAGATTATCAGGAACTGCAAACTGGAATGGCTCCGTAAACTATCATCATTCAAAGAGAGCAGATACGTCCCTGCTTAGTATTGCTCTAATGAAGAATGAAATGTCAGCTGGCGATAGATTTTCCCGCAGCAAAGAGGAAAACCGTGTTAAGAGTGTTGCAGCAGATGTTATTGGACAATTACGGAAAATCCCAGGTAATGAGCAAGTAGAAGTGAAAAATATTGGTTTTGAGGCAGCAGTCGAGTATGAGGAAGAGTGGGTTCCCCAATTGGCAGTGATAGATAATATATATCAAAACCCATATGTCTTACATTTTAATTTTTCAGAGAGAGATTTAATAAATCTTATGAATGAGGCGGCATCCTTAGCCGCTAAAATTCATAAGCGAGAGGGGGCAACTTCAAGTCAGCTATATCTTTATGGAGAAGCGTTGGAACAAAAGCAGTTGTGTAGATTGGAAGATGAAGCGATAGTATGGATGGACGTTGAGATGTGGCCGCTGCAGCTTATGGAAACAGAATTACCGTTGTATCTGACAGATGCTACAATAGTAGGTCTGGGTGCTTCGGGAATGGCCGCACTTGAGGCAATTCGTCAGGATTCGCAATATATTGGGGTTGAATTACAAAGTTTGCTTGGGGGGACTCGTACTGCGGGACATGTTCCGAATTATTATTATGGTTATCGAGGTGGTCATACAGAAAAACTTAATCGTCGTTTGAAGGATTTTGAAAAACAGGTGCTGAATCTCCACAAGACTGATCCAAACCAATTAGATCGTAATTCACTTGCACTTATGTTCCACAGTGAGGCATATGAGAATAATGATAAAATGCTATTACAAGCTGTGGTTTGTGGTGCGTATTGTAAGGAGGAGCGTTTACATACGATTCTTGTAAATGATAGTTGGGGACTTTGTTATATTAAAGCAACCAATACGATTGATACAAGTGGAAATGGAGATGTTGCGGCATTGGCTGGCTGCAGATTTGAATATGGCGATCCACAGGATGGCGTACCTCAGACGTTCAGTCAATGGGGAATTGACGAAAAAAATGTACCTCTTTTTCATGAGCAACGTTTCAGCGGTGATTACGATGCTGTAGATGTAACAAGTTTTACAGATATGATGCGTGCGTCAACGGTGGCACAGTTAAATAATAGTACATATTACTCTTCAAATCCGGTTTCCTATCGCGAAGGTCGGCGTATTGTTGGAGAAGAATATCTAACACTTGCAGAAGCAATATCTGGTAAGCAGCCACACCAATTTTTTGCGGTTGCAGAAAGCACCATTGATAATCATGGAAGAACATCGACGGAGTTAGCACGCATGGGATTAGCCTGCTGTGAAAAAATATATAAAATTGCTTTGCCATTTGGATGTTTTAGACCTCTTGGTATAGCCGGATTATTTGTTGGTGGAAAGGCCATTTCAGCTGAGAGAGATGTAGTCGGAACTGTACGGATGAATGCCGATGTTCAAAATGCAGGTTATGCACTAGGTATAGCAGTTAGAAAAAGTAACTTAAAAGAAAAAGATCCGGATTATGAAAAAGTCTGTGGGCAACTGCAAGAGGAAGGTCTTATACCAAAAGAGTTTTTACAACAGCAACGGTTAGGAGCAGAAGAGGCAGTTACCCAGCTTGATGAAAAAGATCCATATCGTTTGCTTGAAGTGCTTCTACAGCAAGAGGAGGAAGTTGTGCCCTATTTACGTAATGCTTTTGCAACAGCAGAAGTGGAAACAAAAAAAATGACTTACGCAAAATGCCTGGCTTGGTTTGGAGATGCATCGGGATCAGAACTGTTAAAAAAGAGGATGGAATATCTCATCAAATATGAGGTTATAGATGAAAATAGTGATATTTCAACTCGATGCGATGCGGTGAAGCATGGAGTGCAGGGAGATATTAATGATTATTGGGAACTCAACCAGCTAATATTGGTTAGTGAAAAAATAGGTGATGCTGATTTTGACGAGCTTCTGATTCGAGCGGCGACAGTGGCCACAGCTGGGGGACAGCCGCATGTTAGTAAGATTACATATTATGCAAGTCGGCGTGATATGATTGAGGTTCCTTTTTATGAGCGGATTTTTAATCTAGCCTACGTTTTTTCAAAGAGACCAATACCGCAGGCCAAAAAAGCTCTGGAGCATATATTAGAGCAGGAAAATATTGGCGGAAATTTTTACACATATGATCCTGAAGAATTGCCCTTGTTTTTTTCGTCTTATCTGGAATTGACAGTTGCTATTGCCGCAGCCTTATGTGGTAGTACGAATGCACAGAAAAAGGTTCAGGCGTATACAGGAGATTGTCGTTCTGTTTTGGCAAAATTTGCTCGTCGATATCAGGATATAATAAGTGATGTAACGGTTTAA
- a CDS encoding carbohydrate ABC transporter permease, whose amino-acid sequence MVKRKKLHSFDAIVIIILFVVGILCLFPLMYVFSVSVTPMAEIYKNGGFVVIPRSFTLDAYKNIIFKSGIPRALIITICVSFVGTILSLVLTVLVAYPISRKDLPGRKIFVPYFIFTMLFSGGIIPTYLVVKNLGLTGTYLALLLPAAMSTYNILVTKAFFEGLPYELLEAARIDGANEFIILLRIVLPLSRPVIMTIGLFYLVSYWNTYFDAIMYITNDKMQPLQVVLRKLLTINSSIQNVEQVLPSTTLQMAAVIVSSVPIIIIYPFLQKYFTKGMVLGAVKG is encoded by the coding sequence ATGGTAAAGAGAAAAAAATTACATAGTTTTGATGCAATTGTAATTATAATATTATTTGTGGTTGGAATTTTGTGCTTGTTCCCTTTGATGTATGTATTTTCTGTATCAGTGACACCAATGGCAGAAATTTATAAAAATGGTGGTTTTGTGGTAATCCCTCGATCTTTTACTTTAGATGCTTATAAGAATATTATTTTTAAAAGTGGAATTCCAAGGGCTTTAATCATCACTATCTGCGTATCCTTTGTAGGTACAATTTTATCTCTTGTGTTGACTGTTTTGGTAGCATATCCTATTAGTCGTAAGGATTTACCCGGAAGAAAAATATTTGTACCATACTTTATTTTCACGATGCTTTTTTCGGGAGGAATTATTCCAACATATCTAGTGGTTAAAAATTTAGGACTGACTGGTACTTACTTGGCGCTGTTGTTGCCGGCGGCAATGAGTACCTACAACATATTAGTTACAAAGGCTTTTTTTGAAGGCTTGCCATATGAATTACTGGAAGCAGCTCGAATTGATGGGGCCAATGAATTTATAATTCTGCTCCGAATTGTATTACCATTATCAAGACCGGTAATTATGACAATTGGGCTCTTTTACTTGGTTTCATATTGGAATACATATTTTGATGCGATAATGTATATTACAAATGATAAGATGCAGCCCTTGCAAGTAGTATTGCGTAAATTGCTGACGATAAATAGCAGTATTCAAAACGTTGAGCAAGTATTGCCGTCAACAACTTTGCAAATGGCTGCCGTGATTGTAAGTTCTGTACCGATTATTATAATCTACCCGTTTTTACAGAAATATTTTACAAAGGGAATGGTACTTGGAGCAGTTAAAGGATAA
- a CDS encoding ABC transporter permease: MSAQKTKALDLQEDNKLKKKNKKSLVKILKRYWPLYLMLTPGIIWFLIFKYLPMYGVIIAFKDFDINAGIMGSSWATPIFKYFQYFFNGPYAKQIIANTIIISVLKIIVGMLPPMILAILIYECRVTWFGRVVQTLTYLPHFLSWVIIYGILVAFFSESTGLINRWLTEMGGHTIPFLTSTKYFRSVLIGSDIWQTVGWGAIIYLSSISAINPSVYEAAEIDGCSRFGRIWYITIPHLRGVFILLLIMKLGSILNAGFDQIYILSSPQVLSVSEILDTWVFKEGLQKMNYSLASAVGLFKSVIGLIFVTTANKVARKWEYGLW; encoded by the coding sequence ATGAGTGCGCAGAAAACGAAGGCGCTTGATTTGCAAGAAGATAATAAGTTGAAAAAAAAGAACAAAAAATCATTAGTAAAAATTTTGAAACGTTATTGGCCACTTTATTTAATGCTGACGCCAGGAATCATATGGTTTCTGATCTTTAAATATTTGCCGATGTATGGTGTTATTATTGCATTTAAGGATTTTGATATTAATGCGGGAATTATGGGTAGTTCATGGGCAACGCCAATATTTAAATATTTTCAGTATTTTTTTAATGGACCATATGCAAAACAGATTATTGCCAATACTATTATCATAAGTGTACTAAAAATAATAGTTGGCATGCTGCCGCCAATGATTTTGGCAATCTTGATTTATGAGTGCAGAGTAACATGGTTTGGACGTGTGGTGCAGACCCTAACCTATTTACCACATTTTCTCTCCTGGGTTATCATCTATGGTATTCTTGTGGCATTTTTTTCCGAGAGTACAGGATTGATAAACCGCTGGCTAACGGAAATGGGGGGACATACAATACCATTTTTGACTAGTACAAAATACTTCCGGAGTGTTTTAATAGGTTCGGATATTTGGCAAACAGTAGGGTGGGGGGCAATTATCTACCTTTCGTCAATAAGTGCGATAAACCCCTCCGTATATGAGGCAGCTGAAATAGATGGCTGTAGTAGATTTGGGAGAATCTGGTATATAACGATTCCACATTTACGAGGTGTATTTATATTATTGTTGATTATGAAATTGGGATCTATTTTAAATGCCGGGTTTGATCAGATTTATATTTTATCATCTCCACAAGTTTTAAGTGTGTCTGAAATTCTTGACACTTGGGTATTCAAGGAAGGACTACAAAAAATGAACTATTCCTTGGCTAGTGCTGTTGGATTATTTAAGTCGGTTATTGGATTGATTTTTGTTACAACAGCTAATAAGGTTGCAAGAAAGTGGGAGTATGGATTATGGTAA
- a CDS encoding sensor histidine kinase yields MSGKEKVKHGINQKIKKKINQRGFAARQFILLFEIGAVILSTVLIVNYQRQRSTLQREFYEDMRERMKVANSLVDTQIRVVENIVRLTRIDSQSEEGVNKFERYLTQIVGESSDIYNIFVQMDDGEMYSNNHLLYQLRGNPDVDTCMEAAHKEESMIIWSEPYYSSMTANTTVAVALHDSAWKQTIAVEFNFNPIYMNLSAALRNKGMSFILFSREGKELIFDRNQTSLLEMVTGQYPLHLASYYARIGRQTQYQPYQEEIMNGDNGLCYMQSLRNKIGWKLLVIYNTSELNSNSHGMLQNLLILFIIGVFSILIAVLLVVTYFTKPIRRLGKKMANVNNLDNLIPIEYEKDDEIGKLTQSYNLLVKRIHILVNNVKAAEQAKAQYEFRMHQSQIGPHFLHNALYCISSLIRQGRLDEANHAMIALSDLLSYSFDTVNNEVTLANENDSLKRFMDIMKMRYGNIFHYDNQIKEQFLNCSVLKLTLQPLVENSISHGLASVEEGEGRIVLRAYRHGSTLSILVADNGIGMKPETIRQIFSGTFETYKKDRFSNIGIINVHDRIRLVYGEGYGLKIRSVFGQGTIVRICIPFRVFEQ; encoded by the coding sequence ATGAGTGGAAAAGAAAAAGTTAAGCATGGAATCAATCAAAAGATCAAGAAAAAGATCAATCAAAGAGGATTTGCTGCTCGGCAATTTATTCTACTATTTGAAATTGGAGCAGTGATCCTTAGTACGGTTTTGATTGTAAATTATCAACGTCAGAGAAGTACTCTGCAGAGGGAATTTTATGAGGACATGCGAGAACGGATGAAGGTGGCAAATTCTTTAGTCGATACGCAAATTCGAGTAGTAGAGAACATTGTACGTCTAACTAGAATTGATAGTCAATCAGAGGAGGGAGTTAATAAATTTGAACGGTATTTGACACAGATTGTGGGGGAAAGCAGTGATATTTATAATATTTTCGTACAGATGGATGATGGAGAAATGTATTCTAATAATCATTTGCTATATCAGCTGCGTGGAAATCCAGATGTCGACACTTGTATGGAGGCAGCCCATAAAGAAGAGAGTATGATAATATGGTCAGAGCCATATTATAGCTCGATGACGGCGAATACGACTGTAGCGGTAGCTTTGCATGATTCTGCGTGGAAACAGACAATAGCAGTTGAGTTTAATTTTAATCCCATATATATGAATTTAAGTGCGGCATTAAGAAATAAAGGAATGTCTTTTATTTTGTTTTCAAGGGAAGGGAAAGAACTGATTTTTGATCGTAATCAGACTTCGCTATTGGAGATGGTTACCGGCCAATATCCATTGCATCTTGCCTCCTACTATGCCAGGATAGGGCGTCAGACACAATATCAACCTTACCAAGAAGAAATAATGAATGGAGATAATGGGTTATGTTATATGCAGTCTTTACGAAATAAAATTGGTTGGAAATTATTGGTAATATATAATACCTCGGAATTAAATTCCAATAGTCATGGAATGCTGCAAAATTTGTTGATTTTATTTATAATTGGCGTGTTTTCAATTTTAATTGCTGTTCTACTTGTAGTTACGTATTTTACAAAGCCAATTCGCCGGTTAGGTAAAAAAATGGCGAATGTGAACAATCTCGATAACCTTATACCGATTGAATACGAAAAGGATGATGAAATCGGTAAGCTAACACAAAGTTATAATCTTTTAGTAAAGCGAATTCACATTCTGGTTAATAACGTTAAAGCTGCCGAGCAGGCTAAGGCACAATATGAGTTTCGTATGCATCAAAGTCAGATTGGACCGCATTTCCTACATAATGCACTTTATTGTATATCAAGTCTAATTAGACAAGGACGTCTGGATGAAGCAAATCATGCGATGATTGCACTTAGTGATTTATTATCCTACAGTTTTGATACTGTTAACAATGAAGTGACCTTAGCGAACGAAAACGATAGTTTGAAAAGGTTCATGGATATTATGAAAATGCGTTATGGGAATATCTTTCACTATGATAACCAGATAAAAGAACAGTTTCTTAATTGCAGTGTTCTTAAGTTAACGCTACAACCGCTAGTTGAAAATTCAATTAGTCACGGGTTGGCATCTGTGGAAGAGGGGGAAGGCAGAATTGTTTTGAGGGCTTACCGACATGGTTCTACGCTTAGTATTCTGGTAGCGGATAACGGTATAGGGATGAAGCCGGAGACTATTCGGCAGATATTTTCTGGAACGTTTGAAACTTATAAAAAGGATCGCTTTTCCAATATTGGCATTATCAATGTACATGATCGCATTCGACTTGTCTATGGTGAAGGTTATGGACTTAAGATACGCAGTGTATTTGGTCAGGGAACAATTGTGCGAATCTGTATACCATTTCGAGTATTTGAACAGTAA